A single genomic interval of Camelina sativa cultivar DH55 chromosome 11, Cs, whole genome shotgun sequence harbors:
- the LOC104722321 gene encoding putative F-box/FBD/LRR-repeat protein At4g26350 — MDIISQCPDHLLLQILSFIPTKDVIVTSRLSKRWRYLWRSVPKLEYCCRSQNQRFTQFVYRSLLKHNGPVLERLVLKNLNLNLECRDVDVGLWIDIAVSRRMRELEISIAYAEERSFRLPRSLYTCETLESLLLNIKDCVLVDVPLAVCLPCLKKLYLRSPGFADKTSVLRLIYGCPNLEELSLARPNVDGDCTIHMAGHTIEYTADVSSLRGRHFFEKKFDEMFGKGSSNVIKAPLKYFFVSNYVLLDSRRKMPDLVMARIGTSNKSVAQKYLRKLSWVRGLYLCLSLPEVMNPSEIIVRHLVDLKICTCTPGWWDLLTQMLQDSPKLRFLTLTNHHYCRGLPSSEIPNCWKRPSSVPASLLSSLEGFKWSGYKGRVRDKELATYVLGNATGLKKSFSLDSNDFREKYRMVRELAAVRRPSPSCRLLLD, encoded by the exons ATGGACATCATCAGTCAATGTCCGGATCACTTGCTCTTGCAAATACTGTCATTTATACCAACAAAAGATGTCATTGTCACGAGTCGTTTGTCCAAAAGATGGCGATACCTTTGGAGATCGGTGCCAAAACTTGAATACTGTTGTAGAAGTCAAAACCAAAGATTCACGCAGTTTGTTTACAGATCTTTGCTAAAACATAACGGTCCAGTTCTAGAGAGGTTGGTTCTCAAGAATCTTAATCTTAACCTTGAATGCCGTGATGTAGATGTTGGGCTATGGATTGATATTGCAGTTAGTCGTCGTATGCGTGAGCTTGAAATTTCTATTGCTTATGCTGAGGAAAGATCCTTCCGTTTGCCTCGTAGCTTATATACATGTGAAACACTCGAGAGCTTGTTACTCAACATCAAAGATTGCGTTCTTGTGGATGTTCCTTTAGCGGTTTGCCTCCCTTGCCTCAAAAAACTATACCTTAGGAGTCCCGGTTTCGCAGACAAAACTTCTGTTCTTAGGCTTATATACGGTTGCCCTAATCTTGAGGAGTTGAGTTTAGCACGACCTAATGTCGATGGCGACTGTACGATACATATGGCAGGCCACACTATAGAATACACTGCTGATGTGTCTTCCTTAAGAGGACGgcatttttttgagaaaaagttCGACGAGATGTTTGGAAAGGGTAGTAGTAATGTGATCAAGGCtcctttgaaatatttttttgtttctaattatgTTCTTCTCGACTCCCGTCGGAAAATGCCTGATTTGGTCATGGCACGTATTGGGACTAGTAATAAATCAGTTGCTCAGAAGTATCTCAGAAAGCTTAGTTGGGTCAGAGGCCTTTATCTATGTTTATCACTACCAGAG GTTATGAATCCTTCTGAAATAATCGTCCGTCACCTTGTTGACCTTAAGATATGTACGTGTACTCCAGGTTGGTGGGATCTTCTTACTCAAATGCTCCAAGATTCCCCTAAACTACGGTTTCTCACACTCACCAAT CATCATTATTGCCGTGGACTTCCTAGTTCAGAGATCCCGAATTGCTGGAAGCGGCCGAGTTCTGTTCCTGCGAGTTTGTTGTCCAGTCTTGAAGGTTTCAAGTGGAGTGGGTATAAAGGTAGAGTAAGAGATAAAGAATTGGCAACATATGTCCTAGGGAATGCAACTGGTTTAAAGAAAAGTTTCTCTTTGGACTCAAATGATTTTAGAGAGAAGTATCGGATGGTCCGGGAGTTAGCAGCTGTACGTAGGCCTTCCCCATCATGTCGGC
- the LOC104722322 gene encoding F-box/FBD/LRR-repeat protein At4g26340-like — translation MDRISQLSDDLLLRILSCVPTRNVVATSLLSQRWRFLWTLVPQLRFDDTNHKGDYKSFSQFVYRSLLSNKAPVLQQLHLNLGSHCPAIDIRLWIDIAVSRRVIELEINIRSSKDVSVTLPSSLYTSNTLETLSLISYVLLDVPSSVRLPSLKVLHLTSVDYVDDASLPSLLSGCPNLEEFFLERHEEDSVMDVTVVVPSLQRLTMFDTNDVSRSRYVIDAPCLKYLNIVDEALYKSRQIENMPELVEANIAITRGVTQKFLRALTSVRHLSLCLSISKVRCPSGMIFNQLVHLSLYTFAIRWWNLLTSMLQDSPKLRFLKLIDKHDSGLCGKETPIGWELPSSVPECILSSLEAFEWIGYKGRRGDRELATYVIKNAANLRTATFTPESTDVGEKYRMLKELASVPTASTSSQLLFD, via the exons ATGGACCGTATCAGTCAGCTTTCGGATGACTTGCTCTTGCGGATTTTGTCATGTGTTCCGACAAGAAATGTTGTGGCCACAAGTCTTTTGTCCCAAAGATGGCGGTTTCTTTGGACGTTAGTGCCACAACTTCGATTCGACGATACCAATCACAAGGGTGACTATAAGAGCTTCTCTCAGTTTGTTTACAGGTCGTTGCTATCAAATAAGGCACCTGTTCTACAACAATTGCATCTCAATCTTGGCTCTCACTGTCCCGCTATAGACATTAGACTGTGGATTGATATTGCAGTTAGTCGCCGTGTGATTGAGCTGGAAATTAATATTCGTTCTTCCAAGGATGTGTCTGTTACTTTACCGAGTAGCCTATACACCTCTAATACACTAGAGACCTTGAGTCTCATCAGTTACGTTCTTTTGGATGTTCCTTCTTCAGTTCGTCTCCCGTCTCTCAAAGTTCTGCACCTAACAAGTGTTGATTACGTAGACGATGCATCTCTTCCAAGTCTTTTATCTGGCTGTCCAAAtcttgaagaattttttttggagcGACATGAGGAAGACTCTGTAATGGATGTCACTGTCGTGGTGCCTTCCTTACAACGGTTAACTATGTTCGACACAAATGATGTTAGTCGTAGTCGATATGTGATAGATGCCCCTTGTTTGAAGTACCTTAACATCGTAGATGAAGCACTTTACAAGTCCCGTCAAATTGAGAACATGCCTGAATTGGTCGAGGCAAATATTGCGATTACTAGAGGAGTTACTCAGAAGTTTCTGAGGGCTCTTACTTCTGTCCGACATCTTTCTCTATGTTTATCAATTTCAAAG GTTAGGTGTCCTTCTGGTATGATCTTCAATCAGCTTGTTCATCTGAGTTTGTATACATTTGCTATACGTTGGTGGAATCTTCTTACTTCTATGCTCCAAGATTCCCCAAAACTAAGATTTCTCAAACTCATTGAT AAACATGATTCTGGTCTTTGTGGCAAAGAAACCCCAATTGGTTGGGAGCTGCCGAGTTCTGTCCCCGAGTGTATTTTATCTAGTCTTGAGGCATTTGAGTGGATTGGGTACAAAGGGAGACGAGGAGACAGAGAGCTGGCAACATATGTCATAAAGAATGCTGCAAATTTGAGGACAGCAACGTTTACTCCAGAATCTACTGATGTGGGAGAAAAGTATCGTATGCTCAAGGAGTTGGCATCAGTACCTACAGCTTCAACTTCGTCTCAGCTTCTATTCGActga